The Arachis hypogaea cultivar Tifrunner chromosome 16, arahy.Tifrunner.gnm2.J5K5, whole genome shotgun sequence genome contains a region encoding:
- the LOC112758082 gene encoding epoxide hydrolase 2, which produces MEGIEHRSVEVNGINMHVAEKGQGPVVLFLHGFPELWYSWRHQILALSDRGYRCVAPDLRGFGDTDAPASVDSYNGFHVVGDLVALIQALQVEQVFLVGHDWGALIGWYLCMFRPELIKAYVCLSVPFLRRNPIVPTVDSMRALYGDDYYICRFQEAGKAEAEMAQVGAEYVVKNMITTRKTGPPIFPKGEYGTAFNPHMKQDLPSWLTQQDLAYFVSKFKKTGFTGGLNYYRNLNKNWELMAPWSGAKIKVPVKFITGELDMVYTSLGMKDYIESGGFKEDVPGLEEVITQPGVAHFNNQETPHDITNHIYNFITKF; this is translated from the exons ATGGAGGGAATAGAACACAGAAGCGTGGAAGTGAATGGCATCAACATGCATGTTGCAGAGAAAGGGCAAGGCCCTGTGGTGCTCTTCCTCCACGGCTTCCCAGAGCTCTGGTACTCCTGGCGCCACCAGATTCTCGCTCTCAGCGACAGAGGGTACCGCTGCGTTGCGCCCGATCTTCGCGGCTTCGGCGACACCGATGCTCCTGCTTCCGTGGACAGCTACAATGGCTTCCACGTAGTGGGTGACCTTGTTGCACTTATTCAGGCTCTTCAAGTGGAGCAAGTGTTCCTGGTGGGTCATGATTGGGGAGCACTCATCGGTTGGTACCTCTGCATGTTTCGCCCTGAACTTATCAAAGCTTATGTATGCCTCAGTGTTCCTTTCCTCCGAAGAAACCCCATAGTTCCCACCGTTGACTCCATGCGTGCTCTCTATGGAGATGACTACTATATCTGCAGATTTCAG GAAGCAGGCAAAGCGGAAGCTGAGATGGCGCAAGTTGGGGCTGAGTATGTGGTCAAGAACATGATTACAACTCGCAAGACGGGTCCTCCAATATTCCCTAAGGGAGAGTATGGAACCGCTTTCAATCCTCATATGAAACAAGACTTGCCTTCTTGGCTCACTCAACAAGATCTTGCTTATTTTGTCTCCAAATTCAAAAAGACTGGTTTCACCGGAGGATTGAATTACTATAGGAATTTAAACAA GAACTGGGAGCTGATGGCACCATGGAGTGGAGCGAAGATCAAAGTGCCGGTGAAATTCATAACAGGTGAGTTAGACATGGTATACACATCGTTAGGGATGAAAGATTATATTGAGAGTGGAGGCTTCAAGGAAGATGTGCCAGGCTTGGAGGAAGTCATTACTCAACCAGGAGTGGCCCACTTCAACAACCAGGAGACACCACATGATATCACTAATCACATTTACAACTTCATTACTAAGTTCTGA